One region of uncultured Sulfurimonas sp. genomic DNA includes:
- a CDS encoding methyltransferase domain-containing protein, with product MKYLEIDKNINYRNFGYIPTGRTKIDIIGKLFGFKNLYKRLQAKDTINFMDIKNDERILDYGCGAGYFSIEFAKVAKNVVAIDISDFITKIKVPDSLKDKLTFTLVSDVKLPFEDSSFDIIYMSEVLPMIADPKEFLSEAKRVLSKNGKIIISNGAGHPKIREYFTKRSGFLWNYTNARYKHKIPNSYQDYENILQKSFKTAQSKFLLLEDIEDMLNELNMIATKVEHTPKNLAGSFFSWTQYLNYLKNGETYAQHRFIVKYFLLSFLSLFESKKHFGGLLIEAKRK from the coding sequence ATGAAATATTTAGAAATTGATAAAAATATAAATTATAGAAATTTTGGTTATATTCCTACAGGTAGGACTAAGATCGATATTATTGGAAAATTATTTGGATTTAAAAATCTATATAAAAGACTTCAAGCAAAAGATACTATCAACTTTATGGATATTAAAAATGATGAGCGTATTTTAGATTATGGGTGTGGTGCCGGTTATTTTAGCATTGAGTTTGCAAAAGTTGCAAAAAACGTAGTTGCAATAGATATTAGTGACTTTATAACAAAAATAAAAGTACCTGATAGCCTAAAAGACAAACTTACTTTCACTTTGGTTAGTGATGTAAAACTTCCTTTTGAAGATTCTAGTTTTGATATTATCTATATGAGTGAAGTATTGCCTATGATAGCCGATCCTAAAGAGTTTTTATCTGAAGCTAAAAGAGTTCTAAGCAAAAACGGCAAAATAATTATATCAAATGGTGCTGGTCATCCAAAGATTAGGGAGTATTTTACTAAACGTAGCGGTTTTTTATGGAATTATACAAATGCAAGATATAAGCACAAAATACCAAATAGTTATCAGGATTACGAAAATATACTCCAAAAATCTTTTAAAACGGCTCAATCTAAATTTTTACTTTTAGAAGATATTGAAGATATGCTAAACGAACTAAACATGATTGCTACAAAAGTGGAACATACACCAAAAAATTTAGCTGGGTCTTTTTTTTCTTGGACACAATATTTGAACTATTTGAAAAATGGAGAAACATACGCACAACACAGATTTATAGTAAAATATTTTTTATTGTCTTTTTTAAGTCTGTTTGAATCAAAAAAACATTTTGGTGGGTTATTAATTGAAGCAAAAAGAAAATAG
- the fliD gene encoding flagellar filament capping protein FliD, giving the protein MSSTISSLGIGSGVLTADVIEQLREADESIIIKPIESKITVNNQQQDAQELLTSLMTSFKASASALSYDTLFDNKTVAVDGKAEISVDAGANVDSFSLETIELAKKDITKFGAVASKATNVALADGTLDIKIGSDPLNPDKTLSINYTAGMSLDDLSQAITDGAGDDVSASILQTGDGAYSLILTSKSTGKDFAITAEDTSGNLNSNLFAAYDATTNPTGYEKVQTATDATFKYNGILTTRSTNEISDIILGVNIKLKEEGDLSYVDISQDTSDITDELQLFVDSYNSLMSNLYDMTLTDKETGAEGVFNSNSFVKSISSDLTRTITALGGNSNSLMNYGIELDRNGTMSFDKSVLETKLEEDADAVKSFFTGGIDSNGNSTTGIFETIDEKLKDYTGYGKLLSNFKTDLETEGDNLSDRYAAAQESLESRYEIMTKRFTAYDSIISSLNTQFSSLQMMIDAESSS; this is encoded by the coding sequence ATGAGTTCAACTATTAGCTCACTTGGTATTGGTTCTGGAGTATTGACCGCAGATGTTATCGAACAATTGAGAGAGGCTGATGAATCTATCATCATCAAGCCTATAGAAAGTAAGATAACTGTAAACAACCAACAACAAGATGCCCAAGAGTTATTGACATCATTAATGACAAGCTTTAAAGCTAGTGCTTCTGCTCTTAGCTATGATACTTTATTTGACAATAAAACTGTTGCAGTAGATGGAAAAGCAGAAATTAGCGTGGATGCAGGTGCTAATGTTGATTCATTTTCACTTGAAACAATTGAATTAGCTAAAAAAGATATAACAAAATTTGGAGCAGTAGCTAGTAAAGCTACTAATGTTGCTTTGGCAGATGGGACTCTTGATATAAAAATAGGTTCAGATCCATTAAATCCAGACAAAACTTTAAGCATTAACTATACAGCAGGAATGTCACTTGATGACTTAAGTCAAGCAATAACAGATGGGGCTGGAGATGATGTATCGGCTTCTATTTTACAAACAGGCGATGGTGCTTACAGCTTGATACTTACATCTAAAAGTACAGGTAAGGATTTCGCTATAACAGCTGAAGATACAAGTGGTAATTTAAACTCTAATCTTTTTGCGGCTTATGATGCCACAACTAATCCAACTGGTTATGAAAAAGTACAAACAGCCACAGATGCGACATTTAAATACAATGGTATTTTAACAACTAGATCAACAAATGAAATAAGTGATATTATCTTAGGTGTAAACATAAAACTAAAAGAAGAAGGTGATTTATCATATGTTGATATTTCACAAGACACAAGTGATATTACAGATGAATTACAACTTTTTGTTGATTCGTATAACTCTCTAATGTCAAATCTCTATGATATGACACTAACAGACAAAGAGACAGGGGCAGAAGGTGTTTTTAATAGTAACAGTTTTGTAAAATCAATATCAAGCGATTTAACAAGAACAATAACTGCTTTAGGTGGTAATAGTAATTCTCTTATGAATTATGGGATAGAACTAGACAGAAACGGTACAATGAGTTTTGATAAAAGTGTATTAGAGACGAAGTTAGAAGAAGATGCAGATGCTGTAAAATCATTTTTTACAGGTGGTATAGATTCTAATGGTAATAGCACAACTGGTATTTTTGAGACTATAGATGAAAAACTAAAAGATTATACAGGCTATGGTAAGCTCTTAAGTAATTTTAAAACAGATCTCGAAACAGAAGGCGATAATCTCTCAGACAGATACGCCGCAGCTCAAGAGTCTCTTGAATCTCGTTATGAGATTATGACTAAACGTTTTACAGCTTATGACTCTATCATCAGCAGTCTAAATACACAATTTTCATCTCTTCAAATGATGATAGATGCTGAATCAAGCTCATAG
- the fliS gene encoding flagellar export chaperone FliS, translating into MYGSNAHNTYAQNNVGIESPAKLIEMLYEGVLRFNAQAKKAVKDKNVEKKIYWTNRSIAIVVELISSLDRSQGDISAYLDGLYNYQIQLLTAASLKNDIEKLDEVSNVFKGLLEAWRETV; encoded by the coding sequence ATGTATGGAAGTAACGCGCACAATACTTATGCTCAAAACAATGTAGGAATAGAATCTCCAGCAAAGCTCATAGAGATGCTTTATGAGGGTGTTCTTCGTTTTAATGCTCAAGCAAAAAAGGCTGTAAAAGATAAAAATGTTGAAAAAAAGATTTATTGGACAAATCGCTCTATTGCTATTGTTGTGGAGTTGATATCTTCTCTTGATAGATCTCAAGGTGATATTAGTGCTTACTTAGACGGACTTTACAACTACCAAATTCAACTCTTAACAGCAGCTAGTTTAAAAAATGATATAGAAAAATTAGATGAAGTTAGTAATGTTTTTAAAGGTCTTCTTGAAGCATGGAGAGAGACTGTATAA
- a CDS encoding SDR family NAD(P)-dependent oxidoreductase — translation MSPKLAVITGASSGIGKEICKRVLELGYEVIGVSRNIKNEDFNDKNFKALQADLTDAKSTFKVCEDLKNKEISLLVNSAGFGKFEPHEELSAKTITDMTFLNLTAPMLLTNALLRSLKKNNGYLININSIEAIKTSKFAGVYSATKAGLKAFGDSLFEETRKSGLSVTNINPDMTQSSFYDELRFDVSQKEDEKLLASDIADAVEHILSMRKGAVVSDYTIRSLKFGICKKK, via the coding sequence ATGAGTCCTAAATTAGCAGTGATTACTGGAGCAAGTAGCGGTATTGGCAAAGAGATTTGCAAAAGAGTTTTAGAGTTGGGTTATGAGGTTATAGGCGTCAGTAGAAATATAAAAAATGAAGATTTTAACGATAAGAACTTTAAAGCACTTCAAGCAGATTTAACAGATGCAAAATCAACATTTAAAGTTTGTGAGGATTTAAAAAATAAAGAGATTAGTTTACTTGTAAACTCTGCTGGTTTTGGTAAGTTTGAGCCACATGAAGAACTAAGCGCAAAGACTATAACAGATATGACTTTTTTAAATCTAACAGCTCCCATGCTCCTTACAAACGCCCTACTTCGCTCTTTGAAAAAAAATAATGGCTACCTTATAAATATAAACTCCATCGAAGCCATAAAAACGAGTAAGTTTGCAGGTGTTTATAGTGCAACAAAAGCTGGGCTAAAAGCCTTTGGGGACTCGCTTTTTGAAGAAACAAGAAAAAGCGGACTTAGTGTTACAAACATAAATCCAGATATGACTCAAAGCTCTTTTTATGATGAGTTGCGTTTTGATGTGAGCCAAAAAGAGGATGAAAAGCTTTTAGCATCTGACATTGCAGATGCAGTAGAACACATCTTAAGTATGCGAAAAGGTGCAGTAGTAAGTGACTACACGATTAGAAGTTTAAAGTTTGGGATTTGTAAAAAGAAGTAA
- a CDS encoding class I SAM-dependent methyltransferase — MKKIFENIFTSKYIIDKNIIKPLNSKFKEDTKNSLQTNKSFSEKWKKYESSQHKDSFYEMQKEWYLKLYGFETIKEFTEFLQSKKIIFDAGCGLGFKAKWFADLAPKSTIIAMDYSDAIDIASKNYQDVSNLFFIRGDIASLPFKDNSIDYISCDQVIMHTKNPEDTFKELTRVLNKSGDFACYVYAKKALPRELLDNYFREQTKSINDKDMWEMSEQLTQLGKVLSELNISVDFPDIPLLGIKGGKQDLQRFIYWNFLKCFWNDDLGYDTSLVTNYDWYSPSNAKRYSESEFKQLIALHSLTIKYFHSEEACYSGRFKKEKRVK, encoded by the coding sequence TTGAAGAAAATATTTGAAAATATATTTACATCTAAATATATTATAGACAAAAATATAATTAAACCACTCAATTCAAAGTTTAAAGAAGATACAAAAAACAGCCTTCAAACAAACAAAAGCTTTAGTGAAAAGTGGAAGAAATATGAATCCTCACAACATAAGGACAGTTTTTATGAAATGCAAAAAGAGTGGTATTTAAAGCTATATGGATTTGAAACTATAAAAGAATTTACTGAATTTCTGCAATCAAAAAAAATTATTTTTGATGCTGGATGCGGATTGGGTTTCAAAGCAAAATGGTTTGCTGATTTGGCTCCAAAATCAACAATAATAGCAATGGATTATTCAGATGCAATTGATATAGCTTCAAAGAATTATCAAGATGTCTCAAATCTTTTTTTCATAAGAGGGGATATAGCTAGTTTGCCTTTTAAAGATAATAGTATTGATTATATTTCTTGCGACCAAGTAATTATGCACACCAAAAATCCAGAAGATACATTTAAAGAGTTGACAAGAGTTTTAAATAAATCAGGTGATTTTGCTTGTTATGTTTATGCTAAAAAAGCACTCCCTAGAGAATTATTGGACAATTACTTTAGAGAACAAACAAAAAGTATTAATGATAAAGATATGTGGGAAATGTCTGAACAATTAACTCAATTGGGAAAAGTTTTAAGTGAATTAAATATTAGTGTTGATTTTCCAGACATACCGCTCTTAGGCATAAAAGGCGGGAAACAGGATCTACAAAGATTTATTTACTGGAATTTTTTAAAATGTTTTTGGAATGATGATTTAGGATATGATACATCTCTGGTAACAAATTATGACTGGTATTCACCCTCAAATGCAAAAAGATATAGTGAGAGTGAATTTAAACAATTAATAGCGCTGCATAGCTTAACAATAAAATACTTTCATTCAGAAGAAGCTTGCTATAGCGGAAGATTTAAAAAAGAAAAAAGAGTAAAATGA
- a CDS encoding methionyl-tRNA formyltransferase, whose amino-acid sequence MNKINFAFFGSTSYSKKLLEALIENDYIPSVIFSIPKEFGISYAKEKIINSNFADLSELATKYNIPYYEVDSSNGKRIQEYKQVLQELKLDLILVLGWYYMLPKEIRDLSKNGAWGIHASLLPDYAGGAPLNWAIINGEKKSGVTLFKFDEGIDSGDIIKQQAFDIAYTDSIKEVYEKAYLASKDVLLNVLKNIQNISYKPQDLKQQKIYPQRKPLDGKINLDMSSHELYNFIRAQSSPYPGAYIVTSDNKKLIIEKARIEENI is encoded by the coding sequence ATGAATAAAATAAATTTTGCCTTTTTTGGCTCGACAAGTTATAGCAAAAAGCTACTTGAAGCTTTGATTGAAAATGATTATATTCCAAGTGTGATTTTTTCTATACCAAAAGAGTTTGGAATCTCTTACGCTAAAGAAAAAATAATAAATAGTAATTTTGCAGATTTAAGTGAGCTGGCAACTAAGTATAATATCCCATACTATGAAGTGGATTCATCTAATGGTAAAAGAATACAAGAGTATAAACAAGTTCTCCAAGAGTTAAAATTAGATTTAATTTTGGTTCTTGGTTGGTACTATATGCTGCCAAAAGAAATCAGAGACTTAAGTAAAAACGGAGCTTGGGGAATTCATGCTTCACTTCTACCAGATTATGCTGGTGGGGCACCTTTAAATTGGGCTATTATAAACGGAGAAAAAAAAAGCGGTGTTACTCTTTTTAAATTTGATGAGGGAATAGATAGCGGAGACATTATTAAACAACAAGCGTTTGATATTGCATATACCGATAGTATAAAAGAAGTATATGAAAAAGCTTATCTGGCTTCAAAAGATGTTTTACTGAATGTTTTAAAAAATATACAAAACATAAGCTATAAGCCTCAAGATTTAAAACAACAAAAAATATATCCACAAAGAAAACCTCTTGATGGTAAAATAAATTTAGATATGAGTTCTCATGAATTATATAATTTTATTCGTGCTCAATCTTCACCATACCCAGGTGCTTATATAGTTACCTCGGATAATAAAAAATTGATTATAGAAAAGGCAAGAATTGAAGAAAATATTTGA
- a CDS encoding HAD-IIB family hydrolase: MKKIYITDLDHTFLKTDLSLSDYTKTIWNSKSADSILGVATARTFKKTTQFLKNIHINAPMIMLDGALIATTDKKIIDTKFINKKISDEIINIGAKLGIYPFVLALADKNLNEAFLHSNILNIHQKEVLTRYKNDDNIKECRDLKAMDENFKIVYMGEEILLRELASILEDIFGDSLKFILAPEAYVGCYFLTILHKDADKAHGIKSVSEYSGFDLSQLTVFGDNFNDLGMFELASTSVAVANAQAEVKSKADIVLEHTNDEDAVAKYLEGLNLAY, translated from the coding sequence ATGAAAAAAATATACATAACTGATCTTGATCATACATTTTTAAAAACGGATTTATCTCTAAGCGATTATACTAAAACTATTTGGAATTCAAAATCCGCAGACTCTATCTTAGGTGTTGCAACTGCAAGAACATTTAAAAAAACGACACAGTTTTTAAAAAACATACATATAAACGCTCCTATGATTATGCTCGATGGAGCCTTGATTGCAACTACTGACAAAAAGATTATAGATACAAAATTTATAAATAAAAAGATATCTGATGAGATTATAAATATAGGTGCTAAACTTGGCATCTACCCTTTTGTTTTAGCACTTGCAGATAAAAATCTAAATGAAGCCTTTTTGCACTCAAATATTTTAAATATTCATCAAAAAGAGGTGTTAACTCGTTATAAAAATGATGACAATATAAAAGAGTGTAGAGATCTAAAAGCTATGGATGAAAACTTTAAAATAGTCTATATGGGAGAAGAAATCTTACTAAGAGAGTTGGCATCTATCTTAGAAGATATTTTTGGAGATTCTCTAAAATTTATCTTAGCTCCAGAAGCTTATGTTGGATGCTATTTTTTAACCATACTTCATAAAGATGCAGACAAGGCTCATGGCATAAAAAGTGTTAGTGAGTACAGCGGATTTGACCTTTCACAGCTTACAGTCTTTGGCGATAATTTTAATGATTTAGGAATGTTTGAATTGGCATCTACATCCGTAGCAGTTGCAAATGCACAAGCAGAAGTTAAAAGCAAGGCAGATATAGTCTTAGAACATACAAATGATGAAGATGCAGTAGCAAAGTATCTTGAAGGTTTAAATCTTGCATACTAA
- the asnB gene encoding asparagine synthase (glutamine-hydrolyzing), which translates to MCGVVGVVSLKKPSINIRYSQNIVKKLHHRGPDGSGSCFFHTGCRHSKNISFFKTFEQKINLNELTRHDWDLFFGHTRLSIQDLSVDANQPMSDLSQNIWITYNGEIYNFKELRKELEKCGHRFKSNSDTEVIIYAYVEWGIECIKKFNGMFAFALYDNFKKELYLVRDRYGIKPLYYTLNDDGTLIFASETKSILEYKEYDYKIDKTALVEYFTFQNIFTDKTFHENIKLLPAGNYIKINLRADTQKIQTKQYWDFDFTKPLKLKDEREYTEELDRLFTQAVNRQLVSDVEVGSYLSGGIDSGSITAIASKSISNLKTFTVGFDLNSASGLELAFDERQKAEYMSYLFKTEHYEMVLKSGDMEKCLNDFTYHLEEPRVGQSYPNYYASKLASKFVKVVLAGTGSDELFAGYPWRYYRAVNNVDFNEYIDKYYHFWQRLIPNKEIHKVFEPIWGDVKDVWTRDIFSDVFKKHSDRLTSPEDYINHSLYFEAKTFLHGLLVVEDKLSMAHSLETRVPFLDNDLVDFAQQIPINLKLSDLKNYHKLNENLSGNKKNRYFQEHSGGKSILRDMMSRYVPKKVSQMKKQGFSSPDESWFKGESIDFVRSKLFNKNANIYKYLDYGLSTDITNSHLNAKENKRLFIWSLLNFQQWCEIYE; encoded by the coding sequence ATGTGTGGTGTTGTTGGTGTAGTTTCATTAAAAAAGCCTTCTATAAATATCAGATATAGTCAAAACATCGTTAAAAAACTGCATCATAGAGGACCTGATGGTAGTGGTTCATGTTTTTTTCATACTGGATGTCGCCACTCTAAAAATATTTCTTTTTTTAAAACTTTTGAACAAAAGATAAATTTAAACGAACTTACTCGGCATGATTGGGATCTGTTTTTTGGTCATACTAGACTCTCTATCCAAGATTTGAGTGTAGATGCTAACCAACCTATGAGTGATTTATCTCAAAATATTTGGATTACATATAATGGTGAAATATACAACTTTAAAGAACTCAGAAAAGAACTTGAAAAATGTGGACATAGATTTAAATCAAATAGTGATACGGAAGTAATTATCTACGCCTACGTAGAATGGGGCATAGAATGTATTAAAAAATTTAATGGAATGTTTGCTTTTGCTCTATACGACAACTTTAAAAAAGAGCTATATTTAGTGCGAGACAGATATGGAATCAAGCCTCTTTACTATACACTTAATGATGATGGTACATTGATTTTTGCAAGTGAGACAAAATCCATTTTAGAGTATAAAGAGTATGACTATAAAATTGATAAAACTGCTTTAGTTGAGTACTTTACTTTTCAAAATATATTTACAGATAAAACATTTCATGAAAACATAAAACTTCTTCCTGCTGGAAACTACATAAAGATAAACCTAAGAGCAGATACTCAAAAAATACAAACTAAGCAGTATTGGGATTTTGATTTTACAAAGCCTCTTAAATTAAAAGATGAAAGAGAGTACACAGAAGAACTTGATAGACTCTTCACACAAGCCGTAAATAGACAGCTTGTAAGCGATGTAGAAGTCGGGAGCTACTTAAGCGGAGGAATTGACAGCGGATCAATTACCGCCATTGCATCTAAGAGCATCTCCAATCTAAAGACTTTTACCGTAGGTTTTGATTTAAACAGTGCAAGCGGTTTAGAACTTGCTTTTGATGAGAGACAAAAAGCAGAGTATATGTCATATTTGTTTAAAACTGAACACTATGAGATGGTTTTAAAGTCAGGAGATATGGAAAAGTGCCTAAATGATTTTACTTACCATCTTGAAGAGCCTCGTGTAGGGCAGAGTTATCCAAACTATTACGCTAGTAAACTTGCTAGTAAATTTGTTAAAGTAGTTTTAGCAGGAACGGGGAGTGATGAACTTTTTGCAGGTTATCCATGGAGATATTACAGAGCTGTAAACAATGTTGATTTTAATGAGTACATTGATAAATACTACCATTTTTGGCAAAGACTTATCCCTAACAAAGAGATTCACAAAGTTTTTGAACCTATCTGGGGAGATGTAAAAGATGTTTGGACTAGAGATATATTTTCTGATGTATTTAAAAAACATAGTGACAGACTGACATCTCCAGAGGATTATATAAATCATTCACTTTACTTTGAAGCAAAAACATTTTTACATGGACTACTTGTTGTCGAGGACAAACTCTCTATGGCACATTCACTAGAGACTAGAGTTCCTTTTTTAGATAATGACTTAGTTGATTTTGCTCAACAAATACCGATAAATTTGAAATTATCAGATTTAAAAAATTATCACAAGCTAAATGAAAACCTAAGTGGAAATAAAAAAAACAGATATTTTCAAGAACACTCTGGAGGAAAAAGTATTTTGAGGGATATGATGAGCAGATATGTTCCAAAAAAAGTTTCCCAGATGAAAAAACAAGGTTTTTCAAGCCCTGATGAAAGTTGGTTTAAAGGAGAAAGCATAGATTTTGTCAGATCAAAATTATTCAATAAAAATGCTAATATTTACAAATACTTGGACTATGGGCTATCAACAGATATAACAAACAGTCATTTAAATGCAAAAGAAAATAAAAGACTCTTTATCTGGTCTTTGCTAAACTTTCAACAGTGGTGTGAAATCTATGAATAA
- a CDS encoding glycosyltransferase → MTLYSTYYFNSSQALADALDAKSNKIFFYDGAVLENAPSNCINVPISNFFDYFLKTIHPQIFQLNFDGTEFSQDTKEQIAQSVSQTIDAIKKQKMEILNTLLNSEITLSNINVMIFVFLQFCRDSEDLNKDIVLKLLKITNFLKENSVLIDAINVQLSNTLLHYLQKDKSILHIHLYYCARYTQDSTSLEIIEEDYFKVLTKHKVILELINNFTLIKTIFPQSRFKEYIQKISTQLFSDDFFELDILEQKKQIFKLYYLSVLNYNRCREYKEIYHVLYSIYTKALEKEQDELVFYLYTPLLMSWDEDSPSQDELKLFNEQVEKPLESFIKNKLIKKYNIKKNKKKINKNEKIKVAFLIDRVIPYSIYNVYYELLKSLSENPSSNYEFTIYNLNFIESGSLNETVDELKKLGLKYVDLHKEYVGDEYPFYEIIDKVIQVRNRLIEDNTDILIGLNSRPEYNFLFTTRTAPKQIYWSHGNNEYDIDAIDKKITHGSLNNREDFERFSIENEENNYNPEIDMEEVKQIRKEYPRDSFILGTIGRLIKIDDYEYLQSVASIMKKNPQTVYLACGSGEKENIKKKVEKLGIADRFFFTGYIDADVYNYVIDLWLEPFKISSGESLNEYMHKNRPYIALWSDWSEKDKLEESYSFDKYVWPYSVENYIDVADELINDKKLVKFVLEKRKPINEKILNSVDRTFLDVISD, encoded by the coding sequence ATGACACTTTATAGTACTTACTACTTTAACTCTTCGCAAGCTTTAGCAGATGCTTTGGATGCAAAGAGCAATAAAATCTTTTTTTATGATGGTGCTGTTTTAGAAAATGCACCATCAAATTGTATAAATGTTCCTATTTCTAACTTTTTTGATTACTTTTTAAAAACTATACATCCACAGATTTTTCAACTAAATTTTGATGGAACTGAGTTCTCACAAGATACAAAAGAGCAAATAGCTCAAAGCGTTTCACAAACCATAGATGCAATAAAAAAACAGAAGATGGAGATTCTCAACACTCTACTAAACAGCGAGATAACTCTCTCAAATATTAATGTAATGATATTTGTTTTTTTACAATTTTGTAGAGACAGCGAAGATTTAAATAAAGATATTGTTTTAAAACTTTTAAAGATAACAAATTTTTTAAAAGAAAACAGTGTTTTGATAGATGCTATAAATGTTCAACTATCAAATACACTCTTACATTATCTGCAAAAAGATAAATCTATCTTGCATATTCATCTTTATTATTGTGCAAGATATACTCAAGATAGTACTTCATTAGAGATTATAGAAGAAGATTATTTTAAAGTTTTAACAAAACACAAGGTTATATTGGAGCTTATAAATAATTTTACTCTCATAAAAACTATATTTCCACAAAGTAGATTTAAAGAGTATATTCAAAAAATTTCTACGCAACTCTTTAGTGATGATTTTTTTGAATTGGATATTTTAGAACAAAAAAAACAAATCTTTAAACTTTACTATTTGAGTGTTTTAAACTATAACAGATGCAGAGAGTACAAAGAGATATATCATGTTCTTTATAGCATCTACACAAAAGCTCTTGAAAAAGAGCAAGATGAGCTCGTCTTTTATTTATACACACCTCTTTTAATGTCTTGGGATGAGGATTCCCCTTCGCAAGATGAGCTAAAACTCTTCAATGAACAAGTGGAAAAACCTCTTGAGAGTTTCATAAAAAACAAGCTTATAAAAAAATATAACATCAAAAAAAATAAGAAAAAAATAAATAAAAATGAAAAAATAAAAGTAGCTTTTTTAATAGACAGAGTTATACCTTATTCTATCTACAATGTTTATTATGAACTTTTAAAATCACTGAGTGAAAACCCATCTTCTAACTATGAGTTTACGATTTACAATTTAAACTTTATAGAATCAGGCTCACTTAATGAGACGGTAGATGAACTAAAAAAACTAGGACTAAAGTATGTTGACTTACACAAAGAGTATGTAGGTGATGAGTACCCTTTTTATGAGATAATCGACAAAGTAATTCAAGTACGTAACAGACTCATAGAAGATAATACAGACATCCTAATAGGACTAAACTCCCGTCCGGAGTACAATTTCTTATTTACAACTAGAACAGCTCCAAAGCAGATTTACTGGAGTCATGGAAATAATGAGTATGACATAGATGCGATTGATAAAAAAATAACTCATGGTTCTCTAAACAATAGAGAGGATTTTGAGAGATTTAGTATTGAAAATGAAGAAAATAATTACAATCCAGAAATAGATATGGAAGAAGTCAAACAGATAAGAAAAGAGTATCCAAGAGATAGTTTTATATTAGGGACTATTGGAAGACTGATAAAAATAGATGATTATGAGTATCTCCAAAGTGTTGCATCTATCATGAAAAAAAATCCACAAACTGTATATCTAGCTTGTGGAAGCGGTGAAAAAGAAAATATAAAAAAGAAAGTTGAAAAATTAGGTATAGCAGATAGATTCTTCTTTACTGGTTATATAGATGCTGATGTATATAATTATGTTATAGATTTATGGCTAGAACCTTTTAAAATCTCTAGTGGTGAAAGTTTAAACGAATACATGCATAAAAACAGACCATATATTGCATTGTGGAGTGATTGGAGTGAAAAAGACAAACTAGAAGAGTCATATTCATTTGACAAATATGTATGGCCATACTCTGTAGAAAATTATATAGATGTTGCCGATGAACTTATAAATGACAAAAAGTTAGTTAAATTTGTACTTGAAAAAAGAAAACCCATTAACGAAAAAATATTAAATAGCGTAGATAGAACTTTTTTAGATGTAATAAGCGATTAA